In Tachypleus tridentatus isolate NWPU-2018 chromosome 3, ASM421037v1, whole genome shotgun sequence, the sequence aagGAAGGAAAGGAACACTGATGTAATAGTTCATCATTCTGTAAAGCCACATCCAAAGCTGTGTGGTGTTGCTAGTGATAGGACAAGTGGGAATGTTGGTTGtgtctacataaatattaaatacaagtctaaagaggttataaaattcaattgtacaggtcactggttaggccacatttggagtagtGTTCAGTCTTGGAATCCTTATCTTTGAAAATACACTGAATTGTTGGGAAGGGTCCAGAGAatggttactagaatggtgcctggggtGAAGGGTTTGTCATCATGAGAATGTGAAAACCCTCAAAttgtttctcttgaaaaaaaaagaagaagttaggagggatctgattgaggtgtttaagattgtaaagtgaATTTATAGTATTGATGCATATTTTTCATATTCAACAGTGAGAATAGTCAGGACTAGGAGACATGAGTATAAATGGCTGGGTAGGAGTTATTTTCagataagacagttttatttatttgacagGGTGAttagcctttggaatgggttgccctTGGATGTTGTAGAAACAGTAAACTGAAGTGTGTTTAAGAAAaatcttgataaatatatgaattataacgACTGCCTTTAAGGTtgtctttataattttaatttggcTCAATCAACTAAGATGGACCAATAAGTCCACTGCTGTTCCAAAGcattatattaaactatttcaactCTGATCAAGCAGGAGTTTCAAACAATTTATCAGCACAGAAAGATTTTATGTGCAAATACTTATGTAATGTCAGCACACCTATGCAGGATTTATggatttttttctgataaaagtTAACTCATGTAATTTGCATTTTTAAAAGAATGTATATTTGAAAGCTGCATTTTGGAGCCTTTACTACTATTTATACTTTTACTTTGTAATCCCCTAAAGGAACTAGAATCGTAATGGGGTGTTATTAGTAAGCATTTCAGACAATTGCCACTTACCTTCTTCATATACAAGTTCACCATTGGCATTATAATATCGTCTACTCAAACTATGGtcattaaaatgctaaaataaaaaaaaacaacaaataaacaggtaTGTTATGCTATCAGGAAATAACATATAGTAAAAATTTCAAACCAGTGAAACATGGTAAAATTTTCACATCTGATGAATACTATTCTACACTCATTCCACAATTTTTAAACATCAGTTTACTTTcctcattttaaaaaaaacttagaattaaaactattgtttactcattaattttatttgaagatCAAGGAACAATGACTCTCGACTTGCAAGGTATAAAACTGTATGACTCTCGACTTGCAAggtataaaactgtattatgaGCTAGTAatcttttagtaaaaataatatctGTTGAAAATGTAGCAATTAATATTATTCCTGCTTTCAGAAACTATTGTCAATTATTTTCTCACTTATAAGGTAAAACAAATTTATGTTCATTGAGGAACCTACCAAACTGAATAACTAATTCATAAATACAATGACAGCAATTTTTACATTAGACACGTTCTGATTTTAATGGTTGCAATGTTTCAACTTAAAGCACCAAGTCATCAACAGGTAAGAATTACATTCAAAAAAGCAATTTGAATTCCAGAAAATATTACAGACTTGTAGGGGTCAGCAAGTATTTTTGTAGAAAGCATTAAATTGGTGTTTGTttgtgaataaaacattaatatagatAAAGGTAATTCACGGACATTAATTTTGCAATGGCTTTGCTTATGACTTTATTAGTAGTAATGTCTGGTTTCTTTAATAGTTTCTCTGAAATATTCAAAACACATGACGGTCCATAATCCTGAGGTTCATTTCTCTTTTAGTTTCTAAAGTATAAAAGTGTTTACATGAAttgcatttttgttttcatttctgttgtagtttttttttctagtaataAGGTTCTAGATATGAATATATGgattttctatgtttatgttagtCATATCAACATTATGTTTCTTATTTAGTCATTTCCATGATCCAGTTTCGTCTTCACTGATGCATTTGACACAAGGAATTGTGGTAGTGATGAAAGTCACAGCTGTTTTCATCTTTGAGATTAGCTGTTTTCATCTTTGAgattagttttcttgtttgatgtTTTCTGGATGCATTCTTtaataaattcttttgtttttgttttaatgaaaacttcagaaattatatatagtatgttATCTAAATTGTTTACAGAGCAAATAGACAAATGCAATGTGCATAATGCACCACAAGGTTCACAGTTTGTGATAAAGTCATCAACTATCAAATGCAATGTGCATAATACACTGCAAGGTTCACAGTTTGTGACAGAGTCATCAAATATCAAATGCAATGTGCATAATGCACCACAAGGTTCACAGTTTGTGATAAAGTCATCAACTATCAAATGCAATGTGCATAATGCACCACAAGGTTCACAGTTTGTGATAAAGTCATCAACTATCAAATGCAATGTGCATAATACACTGCAAGGTTCACAGTTTGTGACAGAGTCATCAAAATTAGAATTTGTCTACTCTTAAAACTgctgttaatgtatttttaaatgactAAACAGAATATTGCTTCTTTTAAGCCAAGAGTCTTACTTCATCAACCATGTGATCAGGGGAAGTTGTTGAATGGCTGCCCAATAAAGTGACTGTTCTCGATGTTTTCTCTGAGTCTCTAGCAGCAGTGGAAGTCGACAACTTTAGGAACTAAACACAAGTTTTGTAGTCTATTGTCCATAGTAATGCTGTTTTATGGACTACCTTAAATCCAGGAGCAACACCTCCATAATGCTTTTCCCTGTAGcatagaaaacaaatgtttaggtAATGAAACCAAGACCATAAATGGACAATCTACAACATTACAGTGTACatctattttctgttgttgttgaagCATTCATCTACTTGGTAAGATAACAAATGTACATCTAGAATTGAGcccagaaaataaatataaaatcacacCATGgtacaaacaaaatttgttacattttaagttttatttctcaaaatttgcATTGGAATAAATCTGCATAAATAATACACTTGCAATTTTCTATCTGGAACTTCTCAAAAGTTCATGATCAAGTGCTACAAATCCCATATCATTAGAAGACTTTGTTCAAGGAGGCCAGATTGACTACTGGCTTTTCAATCGAAAGCATCTTTCCTAAATTTTGCTTAGTCAGACTTCTCAATAGAATGACTTTGTTACATGACAACGTAATTATGCTGTCATTGCGACATCTGGTTTGGATTTCAACCTTAGTTTTTCatatttgcaaagtatttcacacaaacaacactcAACTCTTATATAATTTCCTTAAAAAAAGgattacaataaatacaattttaatggcTTTCATGACTAATTTACATCTAAAATATGCACGTGCAGTTCATTCAGACAAGTTTGCCTTCATTTCAGTTTACAACACTCTAGCTTCGGTTCACTTTATAGGCTACTTACTATAAACACCTTTTAGCTactctttttctttattatgggttttattctttgtttgatCTGAAAAACATATCATACACTCAACACTCATAACCGTTTTATACACTGTACACTAATATGAATAACATTATTGATcactttgtgtatttttattaaatcaagttaggtatatgtagttttattaaatagttatGTCTCTACAAGTTTCTTTGTCTGACCAcctaaacgtttttttttttccaaacagaCCAGAATTTATTAATCTAACAAAGTCTGTAAGAAATCAGAGCTCAAATTACATGCATGAGAATGACAGAATGAGGAATATGAGTGAAGGGCATGAAAACTACTGGAAATGTTACATGGATCACTGCTAGCATTTATTTTATAGAAtctactattttaaaatttaaaaatagagcCATGTTATTTCTTTGAATCATCACAAAAATCAGAAAGGCTTTTCTTTCCCCTAAACTTTTATTGAACACTAGTTTGGATAGATGTTACTCTGGAGTTTAAACAAAATGAACACAAGACTTCAATTTTTGAGAACTGACaattaactttaaattactttatcTAATTTTTCTTAAGATTTATAATTAAtagttacatttataacaatCTACCCTCCAGCatataaagttaatacatattaattagCTGCTTTGTTAATCAAAAAGttagtttttacaataaaactgatGGAAAGCTTAACCGtgcatatattaattataacaatgtatctcaagagggctggtatgggttttaaaacttttattaaagtagagaacaatgtttcaaccttcttaggtcatcttcatgttaacaaagagtttgcaatctaagaagatcaaaacgttctgtactttatttcaattaaagatttaatacccataccagctgtcctgagatacattttcacttaaaGTGAGTTTCTTGTTATCACAAATAACCAATTCTCTGCTAAAATAAAACTACTAGACCAAATCATATAAAACATCTTTATGGTTTGATAATATCCTATTGTAtgcaaacatttatttaactaaagtCTGTATAAAATATGCTAAATAACCTAAATTTATTTCCACAGCTTTGACAGCTCATAATTTACTACTAGATTCTCCTGCAAGTGCATGCTGTTTAATACAGTAATCAGCCTACAGTAAAGAATGTCtccactttgttttatttaaattttacttaccACAGTAAATCTTGAACAAATTTTCCAAAATGTTTCCCTCTTAACAGATCATAGGCAAATGCATATACTTCAGCACCATTTCCATCTTTATCAATTTCCAACTTTGCCTAAACAGGAGCAGAATGAAATTGTACTATTCATTAAATGTGAAGTTTCTTTgggtttgttttttctgttgtaatatttttcttttcctattAAACTTCTGCAATCAAAATCCTATTCCAACTTGACTTACTACAAACAGAAACTGCAACACATTTTTAACACATGTTAACATGCAAAACTTCTTCCACGTAAACAGTTTTGTTCCAGTGTGAACTGGTCTATGAAACTGTATCTATACTTTCcttcaaataaaatatcttaatgtaATGTACTTTAATTCAACTGTGTTAGTCAAAAATTAACTGATGTTGTGCCTTCTTGTGGACAAAGAGTACAAAAGTGTAGTAACTTACACTGTATCAAAGCCGCGTTCCAGCAATATATCAATGTAACCACTTACAAACTATGTTGTATCAAAGTATGTTTGCAGCAATGTATCAGCGTAACCACTTACACACTGTCTAttaattagagacagctagtgcagatagccctcgtgcagctttgcgcaaaaattcaaaacaaacaaacacactgtcTATGTTGTATCAAAGCATGTTTGCAGTAATATATCAATGCTTTCAGATAACAGGAAAGAAAACTGTGCATGATAGCATTTTCTTTGTAGCTTCAAGATAACACATCAGATAAAAAgtgatgaaaatataaattataggaGGTTggtttcttgtgttgttttttttaatatgaaaaaattagACTTAAAAACCTTATTTCCATACATGTTTATTCTTACTTCTTGACAAATAGTAACATGCAATGATCCTCTCAGGAACTATCCAACACATCTCTTTCAATACTAATTAACCATTTACCTTGCTTTATCATTTATAGACACTAAACAAACCACAATAgaattatggaaaataaaaaaaaattaactcaagATATTTTAGCAAATGATATCATTTAATGCACTTTCATCAGtttcttaaattgtttatttgttttaaatattcggCAAAGACATAATAACCACCTTTTCTAGCAGTCTCTAAGTTTGAATCCATTTTGGAAACCataccaataaaaaataaacaaacctctaCACAGCGGAGTTCTTGTTTCTTATCAGTATTTCCTGAATCGATAAAGCATGATTGATCATACTACatggtatattattattttatttaccgtTAATAGGCTGTAAATGCGACTCTTGCTTAATGAAGCGCGTCATTtcgtaaataatttattaatttcgaGCAGTACCTAGAAGAAAAGGTACATTGTTTATACACAAAGTTACCCAGGATTCTATAGGTGTTTCAGTTTTGTGTAGACAGTAAATTATCGCATTTATTCTACTATTCGGTTACTTTGTGAGGTACGCGTTTGTTTGACGATCAAAGTGGTTTAAGAATAGGTACCACCGGCAAGAAAACTTtccaagttttgtatttttttcttcacgatatttctgttgaaaatgaaattattctttGCGAAATTAGGCCTATAACGTTCGTAAAAGTTAACGCAACCTacagaaaattttataaatgttaattgttACGTTGACTggatattatattacttttaccaaataattcagAAGTACTC encodes:
- the LOC143247520 gene encoding LOW QUALITY PROTEIN: zinc finger MYND domain-containing protein 19-like (The sequence of the model RefSeq protein was modified relative to this genomic sequence to represent the inferred CDS: inserted 1 base in 1 codon) — its product is MKDLPDSPESWISGVKLGIVRLGRAAGKMKYTLLDERDITLVQEYAFEAKLEIDKDGNGAEVYAFAYDLLRGKHFGKFVQDLLWEKHYGGVAPGFKVVHXNSITMDNRLQNLCLVPKRKHREQSLYWAAIQQLPADPYKSHFNDHSLSRRYYNANGELVYEEEESTCYYECHYPPCINLEREPREFSICGRCQEARYCGPTCQQRDWPIHKKFCKKNIIQC